The proteins below come from a single Alkalinema sp. FACHB-956 genomic window:
- a CDS encoding prolyl oligopeptidase family serine peptidase has protein sequence MTQASTSQTSTSQTNTSQTNTSQTSLIYPTSKTVNQVDDYHGVAVSDPYRWLEDADSAETQAWVEAQNKVTFDYLETIPQRSEIQARLTKLWNYEKYGLPFKRGDRYFYYKNDGLQNQSVLYTLETLDAEPKVLLDPNQLSEDGTVALSGIAITDDGKRLAYGISKSGSDWQEWQVREIATGQDLSDRVQWVKFSRAAWTKDGQGFFYARYDEPNEQTQFAAVNYYQKLYYHRLGTPQSADQLIYERPDQKEWGFGSYVTDDGRYLIISVWQGTDRRNLLFYKDLTQPDALVVELINTWEASYGVIENEGSTLWIQTDLDAPRGRVIAIDLTQPDKAHWREIIPQAAETLQGVNVLNDQFVLTYLKDARSQVKIHSLDGSLVREVVLPGLGSVGGFGGKREDTETFYSFTSFVTPNMIYRYNLLTNESSLFKQPQLQFEADHYETRQVFYPSKDGTQVPMFITHRKGLELNGNNPTLLYGYGGFNVSLTPAFSVSNLVWLERGGVYVVANLRGGGEYGEAWHEAGMKLKKQNVFDDFIAAAEWLIAQHYTSPKKLAIAGGSNGGLLVGACMIQRPDLFGAALPAVGVMDMLRFHKFTIGWAWISEYGSPENSEEFKALYAYSPLHNLKPGTHYPATMITTADHDDRVVPAHSFKFAAALQKAHQGPNPVLIRIETKAGHGAGKPTTKQIEEATDKWSFLLANLGDD, from the coding sequence ATGACCCAGGCCAGCACATCTCAAACCAGTACATCTCAAACCAATACATCTCAAACCAATACATCTCAAACAAGTTTGATCTATCCAACCAGTAAAACCGTCAACCAAGTAGACGATTACCATGGGGTTGCTGTGAGTGACCCCTATCGTTGGTTGGAAGATGCAGATTCTGCCGAGACCCAAGCCTGGGTGGAAGCCCAAAATAAAGTGACGTTCGATTATTTAGAAACCATTCCCCAGCGATCGGAGATTCAAGCCCGTTTGACCAAGCTGTGGAATTACGAAAAGTATGGCCTGCCCTTTAAGCGGGGCGATCGCTATTTCTATTACAAAAATGATGGGTTGCAAAACCAAAGTGTTCTCTATACCTTGGAAACCTTAGACGCGGAACCCAAGGTTTTGCTAGATCCCAACCAGCTCTCTGAAGATGGAACCGTGGCGCTGTCGGGCATTGCCATTACCGATGACGGTAAACGGCTGGCCTACGGGATTTCTAAATCCGGATCCGACTGGCAGGAATGGCAGGTGCGGGAGATTGCAACCGGCCAGGATTTGAGCGATCGCGTCCAGTGGGTAAAATTTTCTAGAGCCGCTTGGACCAAGGACGGTCAAGGCTTTTTCTACGCCCGCTACGATGAACCCAACGAGCAAACCCAATTTGCTGCTGTCAACTATTACCAAAAGCTCTACTACCACCGTTTGGGCACGCCCCAGTCAGCGGATCAGTTAATTTACGAACGGCCTGATCAAAAAGAATGGGGCTTTGGCAGCTACGTGACGGATGATGGGCGCTATTTAATCATTTCCGTTTGGCAGGGCACCGATCGCCGCAATCTGCTGTTCTACAAAGATTTAACCCAGCCCGACGCCCTCGTGGTGGAGTTGATTAACACTTGGGAAGCCAGCTATGGGGTGATTGAAAACGAGGGATCGACCTTGTGGATTCAGACGGATCTCGATGCGCCGAGGGGTCGAGTAATCGCGATCGATCTCACCCAACCGGACAAGGCCCATTGGCGGGAAATCATTCCCCAAGCAGCGGAAACCTTGCAGGGGGTGAATGTGCTGAATGACCAGTTTGTGTTGACCTACCTGAAGGACGCCCGATCGCAGGTGAAAATTCACAGCTTAGACGGAAGCTTGGTGCGCGAGGTGGTCTTGCCGGGGTTGGGTTCCGTCGGTGGCTTTGGCGGCAAACGGGAAGACACTGAAACGTTCTACAGCTTCACCAGCTTTGTGACGCCGAATATGATCTACCGTTACAACTTGCTGACCAACGAAAGCAGCCTGTTCAAACAGCCACAGCTTCAATTTGAGGCCGATCACTATGAAACGCGGCAGGTGTTCTACCCCAGCAAAGACGGAACTCAAGTGCCGATGTTCATCACCCATCGCAAGGGACTGGAACTGAACGGCAACAATCCGACGCTGCTCTACGGTTACGGGGGCTTTAATGTGTCGCTGACGCCTGCGTTTTCCGTCTCGAATCTGGTTTGGCTAGAGCGGGGTGGCGTCTACGTGGTGGCCAACCTGCGGGGCGGTGGCGAATATGGCGAAGCTTGGCACGAAGCTGGCATGAAACTCAAGAAACAGAATGTATTTGACGATTTCATTGCCGCTGCGGAATGGCTGATTGCTCAGCACTACACCTCACCTAAAAAATTAGCGATCGCCGGGGGCAGTAACGGCGGCTTGTTGGTGGGAGCTTGTATGATTCAACGGCCCGACTTATTTGGGGCGGCGCTTCCGGCGGTGGGGGTGATGGATATGCTGCGGTTCCACAAGTTCACGATCGGTTGGGCTTGGATCTCGGAATACGGCTCGCCGGAAAACTCAGAGGAGTTCAAAGCGCTCTATGCCTATTCCCCATTGCACAACCTCAAACCCGGCACCCACTACCCCGCTACGATGATTACCACCGCAGACCACGACGATCGGGTGGTGCCTGCCCACAGTTTCAAGTTTGCAGCGGCATTGCAAAAGGCTCACCAGGGGCCAAATCCAGTGCTGATTCGCATTGAAACGAAGGCGGGCCATGGGGCTGGGAAACCGACGACCAAACAAATTGAGGAAGCGACCGACAAGTGGAGTTTCCTGTTAGCCAATCTAGGCGATGACTAA
- the folB gene encoding dihydroneopterin aldolase, which produces MDRIELTNIRCYGYTGFLPEETVLGQWFEVDLTIALDLSISGQTDHLDDTLDYRQVIEQTKTIVKQSKFALVERLATAIADSILVLPKVHEVRVRLHKPAAPIPDFGGKITIDITRQRSS; this is translated from the coding sequence ATGGATCGAATTGAACTGACGAATATTCGCTGCTACGGCTACACTGGATTTTTGCCAGAAGAAACGGTTCTTGGGCAATGGTTTGAGGTGGATTTAACGATCGCCTTAGATTTATCAATCTCAGGACAGACCGATCATCTAGACGACACGCTGGACTATCGCCAGGTGATTGAACAAACCAAAACGATCGTCAAACAGTCCAAGTTCGCTTTAGTTGAACGGTTAGCGACGGCGATCGCGGATAGCATTCTGGTGCTTCCCAAAGTTCACGAGGTGCGCGTCCGACTACACAAACCTGCGGCCCCAATCCCTGACTTTGGCGGAAAAATTACGATCGACATTACCCGTCAACGATCGTCTTGA
- a CDS encoding Ycf66 family protein has translation MNFGTPVPLLLGIILILFAVFLFFLERFKPGCKRDSDVVYAFLALSVGILSLVDLGATLQHSLQSVIFTGMFIALILESIGKRTPDTNPKAGGNPRDYDLPPRNYRAGFEDSYGAMGGLDDREPRRQVRGDRRDDLDDRSSRRRTERDRYLEDRPPSRRRSRVDDDYPTELPTMDTPRRDRRESNSWEDEPPAPRSIPSRSSAPDRSNRGMDNRGMDTLDNNDIEVPRPRRRRPVEDVKPRRSPSDEPPADYVDFRPVEPPPPKESWGPSADEA, from the coding sequence GTGAATTTCGGTACTCCCGTTCCACTCCTACTAGGCATCATCTTGATTTTGTTTGCGGTTTTTCTGTTCTTTCTAGAGCGGTTCAAGCCAGGTTGCAAGCGTGATTCGGATGTGGTCTATGCCTTTTTGGCACTCTCTGTAGGGATTTTGTCGCTAGTTGATCTAGGGGCAACACTGCAACACTCATTGCAGTCGGTGATTTTTACAGGGATGTTTATTGCCTTGATTCTTGAGTCGATCGGCAAGCGGACTCCGGATACAAACCCCAAAGCGGGAGGAAATCCTCGGGACTACGATTTGCCACCTCGCAATTATCGGGCTGGGTTTGAAGATAGTTATGGCGCAATGGGAGGACTGGACGATCGGGAACCCCGTCGCCAAGTGCGGGGCGATCGTCGCGATGATTTGGATGATCGCAGCAGTCGTCGGCGCACAGAGCGCGATCGCTATCTAGAAGATCGGCCACCGTCCCGTCGTCGCTCTCGGGTGGATGATGACTATCCCACAGAGTTGCCTACGATGGATACACCTCGCCGCGATCGTCGCGAGTCCAACAGCTGGGAAGATGAACCCCCCGCGCCCCGGAGTATTCCATCCCGTTCCAGCGCCCCCGATCGCAGTAATCGAGGCATGGATAATCGGGGTATGGATACTCTAGACAACAACGATATTGAGGTACCTCGTCCTCGGCGGCGGCGACCGGTAGAAGATGTAAAACCCCGTCGATCGCCCAGCGATGAACCGCCTGCGGATTATGTCGATTTCCGGCCTGTGGAACCCCCACCTCCCAAGGAAAGCTGGGGACCTTCAGCGGACGAAGCCTAG
- a CDS encoding photosystem II reaction center X protein, with product MTPSLANFFWGLLYGAVVVGGILAALILVSQQDKISRS from the coding sequence ATGACGCCATCTTTAGCAAATTTCTTCTGGGGCTTACTGTACGGAGCGGTTGTGGTTGGTGGAATTTTGGCTGCTCTCATTCTCGTCAGCCAACAAGATAAAATCTCTCGCTCATAG
- a CDS encoding YggT family protein, which translates to MSMLEIANLALGIGLGGMIFLFIFRIVLTWYPQVDLTRFPFNVVVLPTEPFLGVTRKVIQPIGGVDITPILWVGILSLAREILLGQQGLMTMALK; encoded by the coding sequence ATGTCCATGTTAGAGATTGCAAATCTAGCCTTGGGAATTGGTCTTGGGGGCATGATTTTTCTCTTCATCTTCCGCATTGTGTTGACCTGGTATCCCCAAGTTGATTTAACTCGATTTCCCTTTAATGTCGTTGTGTTACCTACTGAACCTTTTTTAGGGGTTACTCGGAAGGTGATTCAGCCGATCGGCGGCGTAGATATTACCCCTATTCTCTGGGTGGGAATTTTGAGCTTGGCACGGGAAATTCTGCTGGGCCAGCAAGGACTGATGACAATGGCGTTGAAGTAA
- a CDS encoding Uma2 family endonuclease has product MTISATNLTTENPSVEIASDSDWKDVVVPPGDLYSDEPPLESSLHLQQLVLLLKCLEWLWRDRTDYFCAGNLTIYYSPRQRKSEDFRGPDFFVVLGAEKRPRKSWVVWEENGQYPHVIVELLSDSTATTDRGFKKQLYQDTFRTLDYFWFDPESLEFQGFHLVDGQYEAIVPNAAGLLWSQQLGLYLGVYEQQLRFFTASGELVLTPEESHDRLTESHDRLAAKLRELGVDPDALG; this is encoded by the coding sequence ATGACAATTTCAGCTACTAATCTCACAACCGAAAACCCATCTGTAGAGATCGCCAGTGACAGCGATTGGAAGGATGTTGTGGTGCCTCCTGGGGACTTATACAGTGACGAGCCACCCTTGGAAAGTTCTCTACATTTGCAGCAACTGGTACTGCTACTGAAATGTCTCGAATGGCTGTGGCGCGACAGAACAGATTATTTCTGTGCTGGAAACCTCACGATTTACTATAGCCCGCGTCAACGCAAGTCAGAAGATTTCCGGGGGCCGGATTTCTTTGTTGTTCTGGGGGCTGAAAAACGTCCGCGTAAGAGTTGGGTTGTATGGGAGGAAAATGGTCAATATCCCCATGTGATTGTCGAGTTATTGTCAGATTCAACGGCTACCACCGATCGCGGTTTCAAAAAACAACTCTATCAAGACACGTTTCGTACCCTTGATTATTTTTGGTTTGATCCAGAAAGTCTGGAATTTCAAGGCTTTCACCTAGTCGATGGACAATATGAAGCGATCGTCCCAAATGCCGCAGGGCTGCTATGGAGTCAACAGTTAGGATTGTATTTAGGTGTTTATGAGCAGCAGTTACGGTTTTTCACCGCGTCAGGGGAATTAGTTTTGACCCCAGAGGAATCCCACGATCGGCTAACGGAATCCCACGATCGATTGGCAGCAAAATTGCGCGAGTTGGGCGTTGATCCAGATGCATTAGGCTAA